In a single window of the Motilibacter aurantiacus genome:
- a CDS encoding catalase — MTDVASKGSQAGDDRAILTNRQGHPVYDNQNQRTVGARGPATLENYQFLEKISHFDRERIPERVVHARGVTAYGYFEAYGTVGDEPVSTYTRAKLFQEKGKRTDVALRFSTVAGGRDSSEMARDPRGFAVKFYTEEGNWDLVGNNLGVFFIRDAIKFPDFIHSQKPDPVTFEASVANRAFDFFSQTPEALHMMMLVFSPRGTPATYRHMQGFGVNTYKWVNAQGETKLVKYHWLPKQGVKSYTAADASAVQAQTLGAHTKDLYDSIERGDYPEWELNVQLMDDHDHPELDFDPLDDTKTWPEEQFPLRPVGRMVLDRMPTDFFAENEQIAFGTGVLVDGLDFSDDKMLVGRTFSYSDTQRYRVGPNYLQLPVNRPKVQVNTNQQGGQMSYGRDHVGTNPHVNYEPSITGGLREAQYPTHDEQGPVITGRLTRKRIPRTNDYKQAGERYQLSEQWEKDDLVLNLVTALKQCDRPIQERMVWHFFLVENELGQRVGEGLGITADDVRHLEPLQSQDLTDEDRERLANLGKNPPRDVSGLTMTHCVPNEHVVVAG, encoded by the coding sequence GTGACCGACGTCGCGAGCAAGGGTTCCCAGGCCGGGGACGACCGGGCGATCCTCACCAATCGCCAGGGCCACCCGGTCTACGACAACCAGAACCAGCGGACCGTTGGCGCCCGTGGGCCGGCGACCCTCGAGAACTACCAGTTCCTCGAGAAGATCAGCCACTTCGACCGCGAGCGCATCCCCGAGCGCGTCGTGCACGCCCGCGGCGTGACGGCCTACGGCTACTTCGAGGCCTACGGCACCGTCGGTGACGAGCCCGTCTCGACGTACACCCGCGCCAAGCTCTTCCAGGAGAAGGGCAAGCGCACCGACGTCGCCCTGCGCTTCTCCACGGTGGCCGGTGGCCGCGACTCCTCCGAGATGGCGCGCGACCCGCGCGGCTTCGCGGTGAAGTTCTACACCGAGGAGGGCAACTGGGACCTCGTCGGCAACAACCTCGGCGTCTTCTTCATCCGCGACGCGATCAAGTTCCCGGACTTCATCCACTCGCAGAAGCCGGACCCGGTCACCTTCGAGGCCTCGGTCGCGAACCGCGCGTTCGACTTCTTCAGCCAGACGCCCGAAGCCCTGCACATGATGATGCTGGTCTTCAGCCCGCGGGGGACCCCGGCGACCTACCGCCACATGCAGGGGTTCGGCGTGAACACCTACAAGTGGGTCAACGCGCAGGGTGAGACCAAGCTGGTCAAGTACCACTGGCTGCCGAAGCAGGGCGTGAAGTCCTACACCGCGGCCGACGCGTCGGCCGTGCAGGCGCAGACCCTCGGCGCCCACACCAAGGACCTCTACGACTCGATCGAGCGCGGCGACTACCCGGAGTGGGAGCTCAACGTCCAGCTGATGGACGACCACGACCACCCCGAGCTCGACTTCGACCCGCTGGACGACACGAAGACCTGGCCCGAGGAGCAGTTCCCGCTGCGCCCGGTGGGCCGCATGGTCCTCGACCGTATGCCCACGGACTTCTTCGCGGAGAACGAGCAGATCGCGTTCGGCACCGGCGTCCTCGTCGACGGCCTGGACTTCTCCGACGACAAGATGCTGGTCGGCCGGACGTTCTCCTACTCGGACACCCAGCGCTACCGCGTCGGCCCGAACTACCTGCAGCTGCCGGTCAACCGGCCCAAGGTCCAGGTCAACACGAACCAGCAGGGCGGCCAGATGTCCTACGGCCGCGACCACGTCGGGACCAACCCGCACGTCAACTACGAGCCCTCGATCACCGGCGGCCTGCGCGAGGCGCAGTACCCGACCCACGACGAGCAGGGCCCGGTCATCACCGGCCGGCTGACCCGCAAGCGCATCCCGCGGACCAACGACTACAAGCAGGCCGGCGAGCGCTACCAGCTGTCCGAGCAGTGGGAGAAGGACGACCTGGTCCTGAACCTCGTCACCGCGCTCAAGCAGTGCGACCGGCCGATCCAGGAGCGCATGGTCTGGCACTTCTTCCTCGTGGAGAACGAGCTCGGCCAGCGCGTCGGTGAGGGCCTCGGCATCACCGCCGACGACGTCCGCCACCTCGAGCCGCTGCAGTCCCAGGACCTGACGGACGAGGACCGCGAGCGCCTCGCCAACCTCGGCAAGAACCCCCCGCGCGACGTCTCCGGCCTCACCATGACGCACTGCGTGCCCAACGAGCACGTCGTCGTCGCCGGCTGA
- a CDS encoding MFS transporter yields MTSAPSRPPTPDPSQPSEEEDPRRWRALAVCLVAAFMTLLDVSIVNVALPSIESGLEATESDLQWILSGYAVAFGLLLVPAGRLGDAKGRRSLLVIGIAAFTAASVLCGVATSPTFLAVARLLQGAAAGLVIPQNAGVIQQMFRGKERGQAFGLLGAVIGLSTAIGPLAGGLLIEAFGEENGWRYVFLVNLPIGLVLLPFAWKLLPGRVRAKGKDTLDPVGVVLLGAAVVLVLLPLVEEREWQSAAKWLLIPLALAVLALFVAWERRYARSGRSPVIDLALFRRRSYTLGNAIGTVYFAGFTGIFFVYTLFLQQGRGYSALEAGLAQIPFAIGSGIASAVGGRLVHRAGRRLVVLGLALVAVGLVACDVLVTQVEGTGIGWALALPLLVAGAGSGLVIAPNTSIALSEVPPAQSGSASGVLQTGQRVGTALGIAVVGVAFFGALEGSRGQDWAGALEDGFRISTGFVVLALLLGLADLVSGRRRTRA; encoded by the coding sequence GTGACCTCGGCGCCATCTCGTCCACCTACGCCCGATCCGTCCCAGCCTTCGGAGGAGGAGGACCCGCGCCGCTGGCGCGCCCTCGCGGTCTGCCTCGTCGCGGCCTTCATGACCCTGCTCGACGTCAGCATCGTCAACGTCGCGCTGCCGTCGATCGAGAGCGGCCTGGAGGCCACCGAGAGCGACCTGCAGTGGATCCTCTCCGGCTACGCCGTGGCATTCGGGCTGCTGCTGGTCCCGGCGGGGCGGCTGGGCGATGCGAAGGGGCGCCGGTCCCTGCTCGTGATCGGCATCGCGGCCTTCACCGCGGCCAGCGTCCTCTGCGGAGTGGCCACGAGCCCGACCTTCCTCGCGGTCGCCCGGCTGCTGCAGGGGGCGGCCGCCGGCCTGGTGATCCCGCAGAACGCCGGGGTCATCCAGCAGATGTTCCGCGGCAAGGAGCGCGGGCAGGCGTTCGGCCTGCTCGGAGCGGTCATCGGGCTGTCGACCGCGATCGGGCCGCTGGCCGGCGGCCTGCTCATCGAGGCCTTCGGCGAGGAGAACGGGTGGCGGTACGTCTTCCTCGTCAACCTGCCCATCGGCCTGGTGCTGCTGCCCTTCGCCTGGAAGCTGCTGCCCGGCCGGGTGCGGGCCAAGGGCAAGGACACCCTCGACCCCGTCGGGGTCGTCCTGCTCGGCGCGGCGGTCGTGCTCGTGCTCCTGCCACTGGTGGAGGAGCGCGAGTGGCAGAGCGCGGCGAAGTGGCTGCTGATCCCCCTGGCGCTTGCTGTGCTGGCACTGTTCGTCGCCTGGGAGCGCAGGTACGCCCGCAGCGGCCGGTCCCCGGTCATCGACCTCGCGCTGTTCCGGCGCCGGTCCTACACGCTGGGCAACGCGATCGGCACCGTCTATTTCGCCGGGTTCACCGGGATCTTCTTCGTCTACACACTGTTCCTGCAGCAGGGGAGGGGCTACTCCGCCCTCGAGGCCGGCCTCGCGCAGATCCCCTTCGCCATCGGGTCCGGCATCGCGAGCGCGGTCGGCGGGCGGCTCGTGCACCGGGCCGGGCGCCGCCTGGTGGTGCTCGGGCTGGCGCTGGTCGCGGTCGGCCTGGTCGCCTGCGACGTCCTCGTCACGCAGGTCGAGGGCACGGGCATCGGCTGGGCGCTCGCCCTTCCCCTGCTCGTCGCCGGCGCGGGCAGCGGCCTCGTCATCGCGCCCAACACCTCGATCGCGCTGTCGGAGGTGCCGCCGGCGCAGAGCGGCAGCGCCTCCGGCGTCCTGCAGACCGGCCAGCGGGTCGGGACCGCCCTCGGCATCGCAGTCGTCGGGGTCGCGTTCTTCGGCGCGCTGGAGGGCTCGCGCGGCCAGGACTGGGCGGGCGCGCTCGAGGACGGGTTCCGTATCTCGACCGGGTTCGTCGTGCTGGCGCTGCTGCTCGGGCTCGCCGACCTGGTCAGCGGCCGCCGGCGTACGCGGGCCTGA
- a CDS encoding serine/threonine-protein kinase: MGEPVRAEEHLGPYRLLGRVGEGGMGVVHLALDPGGRAVAVKVLRPHLVGDPDGRHRLRREAEALQRVVGPHVAEVVDVDVDGPTPYLAMRYVQGRSLPQHVTAHGPLRGEALRELVVGLARALVTIHSVGVVHRDLKPGNVLLADGSPVVVDFGVALLADDIRLTSTGLLLGTPGYVAPEVLGGLRATPASDVSSWGATVAYAATGRPPYGSGHLEGVLHRVLAGSLDLEGVPGWLLPLVRAATDLDPAQRPTAVELLEAAEQGGLRSEPPLRPLRRLRPAEDDDPAPTEAIPPPRPAQAWPDAATQAWGEAEPIRPAAAYVPEGPEGFESAQPPGSPGQPAALLGSEPGSEPVAADVRPQPALGLLAGIAFVAAAVAAPVLVAAAGVLLSVLFRSVDAAGCARRRRREAYGPRRSDGVVAVASLPWHLLRGALGALAALPVSVLAASLAVLAALALGGVPLDGLAGGLTEPERHRDSEQVTDAVLATGALLALTATVLGPGRRTVRRGFARTVQALLPAARARVLAGALLALACAVLLVAALSASPTLWPFRP; the protein is encoded by the coding sequence GTGGGAGAGCCCGTGCGTGCCGAGGAGCATCTCGGCCCGTACCGCCTGCTCGGGCGCGTCGGCGAAGGCGGCATGGGCGTCGTCCACCTCGCGCTCGACCCGGGCGGCCGGGCGGTCGCGGTCAAGGTGCTGCGCCCGCATCTGGTGGGTGACCCGGACGGGCGGCACCGGCTGCGGCGCGAGGCCGAGGCCCTGCAGCGCGTCGTCGGGCCGCACGTCGCCGAGGTCGTCGACGTGGACGTCGACGGGCCCACCCCCTACCTCGCCATGCGCTACGTGCAGGGCCGTTCCCTTCCCCAGCACGTCACCGCCCACGGCCCGCTGCGCGGCGAGGCACTGCGCGAGCTCGTCGTCGGGCTGGCCCGCGCGCTCGTGACGATCCACTCGGTGGGCGTCGTCCACCGCGACCTCAAGCCGGGCAACGTGCTGCTGGCCGACGGCTCCCCGGTGGTCGTCGACTTCGGCGTCGCGCTGCTGGCCGACGACATCCGGCTGACCTCGACCGGGCTGCTGCTCGGCACACCCGGCTACGTCGCCCCCGAGGTGCTCGGCGGGCTCCGGGCCACTCCCGCCTCGGACGTCTCCTCCTGGGGCGCGACCGTGGCCTACGCGGCGACCGGCCGCCCGCCGTACGGCAGCGGCCACCTCGAGGGCGTCCTGCACCGGGTGCTGGCGGGGTCCCTCGACCTGGAGGGCGTGCCGGGCTGGCTGCTGCCGCTCGTCCGGGCGGCGACCGACCTGGACCCCGCGCAACGCCCGACGGCGGTCGAGCTGCTGGAGGCCGCCGAGCAGGGCGGCCTGCGTTCCGAGCCGCCGCTGCGCCCCCTGCGGAGGCTGCGCCCCGCGGAGGACGACGACCCCGCCCCGACCGAGGCCATCCCCCCGCCCCGCCCGGCGCAGGCCTGGCCCGACGCCGCGACGCAGGCGTGGGGCGAGGCCGAGCCCATTCGCCCGGCCGCCGCGTACGTCCCCGAGGGCCCGGAGGGCTTCGAGAGCGCCCAGCCGCCGGGGTCGCCCGGGCAGCCAGCGGCCCTGCTGGGATCGGAGCCTGGCAGCGAGCCGGTGGCGGCGGACGTCCGCCCCCAGCCTGCGCTCGGCCTGCTGGCCGGCATCGCCTTCGTGGCGGCGGCCGTCGCGGCGCCGGTGCTGGTGGCCGCGGCCGGGGTCCTGCTCAGCGTGCTGTTCCGCTCGGTCGACGCTGCCGGGTGCGCACGGCGCCGCCGGCGAGAGGCGTACGGCCCGCGGCGCAGCGACGGGGTCGTGGCCGTCGCCAGCCTGCCGTGGCACCTGCTGCGCGGCGCCCTCGGCGCGCTGGCCGCGCTGCCGGTCTCGGTGCTGGCGGCCTCGCTCGCGGTGCTCGCCGCGCTCGCCCTCGGCGGCGTCCCCCTCGACGGGCTGGCCGGCGGGCTCACCGAGCCCGAGCGGCACCGCGACTCCGAGCAGGTGACGGACGCGGTCCTTGCGACCGGTGCGCTGCTCGCGCTCACCGCGACCGTCCTGGGGCCCGGTCGGCGGACCGTACGACGGGGCTTCGCGCGCACCGTGCAGGCCCTGCTGCCGGCCGCCCGGGCGCGGGTGCTCGCCGGGGCGTTGCTGGCTCTCGCGTGTGCCGTGCTCCTCGTCGCCGCACTGTCCGCCTCCCCGACGCTGTGGCCGTTTCGGCCCTGA
- a CDS encoding amidase family protein, whose amino-acid sequence MSLLSLPRRRQVAALGAASVLVSLGVALGTTGDSAVADSHPTTTLFDIETVTVPELQSLLRAKKIDAVDLAELYIERIEQINSKGPGINAVQVLNPNWKREAKDTDQLRKKGVDLGPMMGVPVLIKDNIDLMGVPNTAGSLALADNFPLDDSPLVKQLRKAGAVILGKAKLSEFANFLTSGMPSGYSSLGGQVLNPYDTSQTPSGSSSGTGAGIAAGMAPVGIGTETSGSILSPSNANSLAGVKPTLGLVSRTGIIPISGAQDTAGPMGRHVADVAALLTAMTGVDPADPATASSAPLVGHDFTADLSTTALQGARVGVLSNGAPTGDSGALWNNALSTLQAEGATLVPITLSTAGPASSVLTYDFKADLNTYLQTRTQPNYVMKDIGAVADYYRAHPRETQKFGATQLFASEAVDLAGAKARRDADRAADLAASKDRIDAVMAANDLDTIVFQSSSSAGIGARAGYPTVIVPAGYQASTRRPFGIGFLGKAYTEPELLGFAYDYEQASALWAPPSAVNPAAFRCVGVEAKAAPAYNCAP is encoded by the coding sequence GTGTCCCTGCTGTCCCTTCCCCGGCGTCGACAGGTCGCGGCCCTGGGTGCCGCGTCCGTCCTCGTCAGCCTCGGCGTCGCCCTCGGGACGACGGGCGACTCCGCCGTCGCCGACTCGCACCCGACCACCACCCTCTTCGACATCGAGACGGTCACCGTCCCGGAGCTGCAGTCCCTGCTCCGGGCGAAGAAGATCGACGCCGTCGACCTTGCCGAGCTCTACATCGAGCGGATCGAGCAGATCAACTCCAAGGGCCCGGGCATCAACGCCGTCCAGGTGCTCAACCCGAACTGGAAGCGCGAGGCGAAGGACACCGACCAGCTGCGCAAGAAGGGCGTCGACCTGGGCCCGATGATGGGCGTCCCGGTGTTGATCAAGGACAACATCGACCTCATGGGCGTCCCCAACACGGCCGGGTCGTTGGCCCTAGCGGACAACTTCCCGCTCGACGACTCCCCGCTCGTCAAGCAGCTGCGCAAGGCCGGGGCCGTCATCCTCGGCAAGGCCAAGCTGAGCGAGTTCGCCAACTTCCTCACCTCGGGCATGCCGTCCGGCTACAGCTCGCTCGGCGGCCAGGTGCTCAACCCCTACGACACCAGCCAGACCCCGAGCGGCTCGAGCTCGGGGACCGGCGCGGGTATCGCGGCCGGGATGGCCCCGGTCGGGATCGGGACCGAGACGTCCGGCTCGATCCTCAGCCCGTCCAACGCGAACTCGCTCGCAGGGGTCAAGCCGACGCTGGGGCTGGTGAGCCGCACCGGCATCATCCCGATCTCCGGGGCGCAGGACACGGCCGGCCCCATGGGCCGGCACGTCGCGGACGTCGCGGCGCTCCTCACCGCGATGACCGGCGTCGACCCGGCCGACCCGGCGACGGCGTCCAGCGCGCCGCTCGTCGGCCACGACTTCACGGCGGACCTGTCGACGACGGCGTTGCAGGGGGCCCGTGTCGGCGTCCTGTCCAACGGGGCGCCGACCGGCGACTCCGGGGCGCTCTGGAACAACGCCCTCAGCACGCTGCAGGCGGAGGGGGCGACCCTCGTGCCGATCACCCTCTCCACGGCGGGCCCGGCCTCGTCGGTGCTGACCTACGACTTCAAGGCCGACCTCAACACCTACCTACAGACGCGCACCCAGCCGAACTACGTCATGAAGGACATCGGCGCGGTGGCCGACTACTACCGGGCGCACCCGCGGGAGACGCAGAAGTTCGGGGCCACCCAGCTGTTCGCGTCCGAGGCCGTCGACCTGGCCGGTGCCAAGGCACGGCGCGACGCGGACCGGGCCGCAGACCTGGCGGCCAGCAAGGACCGCATCGACGCGGTGATGGCCGCCAACGACCTCGACACGATCGTCTTCCAGTCCAGCTCGTCGGCCGGGATCGGCGCCCGGGCCGGCTACCCGACCGTCATCGTGCCCGCCGGCTACCAGGCGTCCACCCGCCGCCCGTTCGGCATCGGCTTCCTCGGCAAGGCCTACACGGAGCCGGAGCTGCTCGGCTTCGCCTACGACTACGAGCAGGCCTCCGCGCTCTGGGCGCCGCCGTCGGCGGTCAACCCGGCGGCCTTCCGCTGTGTCGGCGTCGAGGCCAAGGCTGCGCCGGCGTACAACTGCGCGCCCTGA
- a CDS encoding MFS transporter, whose amino-acid sequence MTAPLDAAPQPSPAALARRGYVIWGVAVLAYLVAVFHRSSLGVASIEASDRLGATAALLSLLSLVQLAVYAAMQIPVGLLLDRFGSRRLIATGGLLMALGQLALATTQSLPAAVAARAVLGCGDALTFISVLRLVAVWLPPKRNPVFVQLTGQIGALGAVAASYPLVAALHGPGWGAAFGTAALVGGAVTLLAALVVRDAPTGRAVRRAEPDGAAVRRQLAASWREPGTRLGFWTHLVTQFSGTVFTLLWGYPFLVIAEDRSPGTAAGLLTLLTLTSVVVGPLMGALIGRHPFHRSWVVLGVVSSTALAWGLVLAWPGQAPMALLVLLVLVLGVNGPGAMIGFDYARTFNPMTRMGSATGIVNVGGFFSALLVIVAVGAVVSALSPDGGYGAAALRWGLTVQYVVWAVGAFQVVRLRRLARSRLAADDPDAYAALRRGEVRPVRA is encoded by the coding sequence GTGACCGCCCCGCTCGACGCCGCTCCGCAGCCCTCGCCCGCAGCGCTCGCGCGGCGGGGCTACGTCATCTGGGGCGTCGCGGTCCTGGCCTACCTGGTCGCGGTCTTCCACCGCTCCTCGCTCGGTGTGGCGAGCATCGAGGCGTCCGACCGGCTCGGCGCCACAGCGGCGCTGCTCTCGCTGCTCTCCCTCGTGCAGCTCGCGGTCTACGCGGCGATGCAGATCCCGGTGGGCCTCCTGCTGGACCGGTTCGGCTCGCGACGGCTGATCGCCACCGGCGGCCTGCTCATGGCGCTCGGGCAGCTCGCGCTCGCCACGACGCAGTCGTTGCCTGCGGCCGTCGCGGCGCGGGCGGTCCTCGGCTGCGGTGACGCGCTCACCTTCATCAGCGTGCTGCGCCTCGTGGCCGTGTGGCTCCCGCCGAAGCGCAACCCCGTCTTCGTCCAGCTGACCGGCCAGATCGGCGCGCTCGGCGCCGTGGCCGCGTCCTATCCGCTCGTCGCCGCCCTCCACGGGCCGGGCTGGGGCGCGGCCTTCGGCACCGCGGCGCTCGTGGGAGGGGCGGTCACGCTGCTCGCGGCCCTCGTCGTCCGTGACGCGCCCACCGGCCGGGCCGTGCGCCGGGCGGAGCCGGATGGGGCCGCCGTACGCCGCCAGCTCGCCGCGTCGTGGCGCGAGCCGGGCACGCGGCTGGGCTTCTGGACCCACCTGGTGACGCAGTTCTCCGGCACGGTCTTCACGTTGCTCTGGGGCTACCCGTTCCTCGTCATCGCCGAGGACCGCTCACCGGGCACGGCCGCGGGGCTGCTCACGCTGCTCACCCTCACCAGCGTCGTCGTCGGCCCGCTGATGGGCGCGTTGATCGGCCGGCACCCCTTCCACCGCTCCTGGGTGGTGCTGGGCGTCGTCTCCTCCACGGCCCTGGCCTGGGGCCTCGTGCTCGCCTGGCCCGGCCAGGCGCCGATGGCCCTGCTCGTCCTGCTCGTGCTCGTGCTCGGCGTCAACGGCCCCGGCGCGATGATCGGCTTCGACTACGCCCGCACGTTCAACCCCATGACGCGCATGGGCAGCGCGACCGGGATCGTCAACGTGGGCGGGTTCTTCTCGGCGCTGCTCGTCATCGTCGCGGTGGGCGCGGTCGTGAGCGCCCTGTCACCCGACGGCGGCTACGGCGCGGCCGCGCTGCGCTGGGGCCTGACCGTGCAGTACGTCGTGTGGGCCGTGGGCGCGTTCCAGGTGGTGCGGCTGCGCCGGCTGGCCCGGTCCCGGCTCGCCGCGGACGACCCGGACGCGTACGCCGCGCTCCGGCGTGGCGAGGTGCGCCCGGTCCGCGCCTGA
- a CDS encoding DEAD/DEAH box helicase → MSALEAAFAAAPVAENVDTTWQALGLNQRLVTGLERREITKPFPIQAVTFVDAAAGRDVLGRARTGSGKTLAFGLPLLSRLATLREVSGPLPGHPRGLILVPTRELAVQVQDALQPLAHGVRLRTLAVFGGASIGRQISALERGVDLVVATPGRLQDLIDRGACSLAEVEVTAIDEADHMSDLGFLPVVVKLLELTRPDGQRLLFSATLDGAVSTLVERFLKDPALHAVASAEASVDTMDHRGFVVRDTEEKMAVLTEIAARPARTILFVRTKHGADRLATRLTRAGVDAAAIHGDLRQNARQRALDSFAAGRTRVLVATDVAARGIHVDDVDLVIHVDPPNDHKDYLHRSGRTARAGASGLVLSVLVPGERRTVEQIWRRAGVTAELVHVSPGSDAVRAVAESGEPVVVVPEPVREERPRTSSGRSGYGRGRSESRGYDRPRGERGSDRARHPESGRPDRGPARPRRSAGRPAGEPGAAHS, encoded by the coding sequence GTGAGCGCGCTCGAGGCGGCCTTCGCGGCCGCCCCCGTCGCCGAGAACGTCGACACGACCTGGCAGGCCCTGGGCCTGAACCAGCGCCTCGTCACCGGCCTCGAGCGGCGCGAGATCACCAAGCCCTTCCCCATCCAGGCCGTCACCTTCGTCGACGCCGCCGCGGGCCGGGACGTCCTCGGACGTGCCCGCACCGGGTCCGGCAAGACCCTGGCGTTCGGACTGCCCCTGCTCTCCCGCCTCGCCACGCTGCGCGAGGTCTCCGGGCCGCTGCCGGGCCACCCGCGCGGCCTCATCCTGGTCCCGACCCGCGAGCTGGCCGTGCAGGTCCAGGACGCGCTGCAGCCGCTCGCCCACGGCGTCCGCCTGCGCACCCTGGCGGTCTTCGGCGGCGCCAGCATCGGCCGGCAGATCTCCGCGCTCGAGCGCGGTGTCGACCTCGTCGTCGCCACGCCGGGCCGACTGCAGGACCTGATCGACCGCGGCGCTTGCTCGCTGGCCGAGGTCGAGGTCACCGCGATCGACGAGGCGGACCACATGTCCGACCTGGGCTTCCTGCCCGTCGTCGTGAAGCTGCTCGAGCTCACCCGCCCGGACGGCCAGCGGCTGCTCTTCTCCGCGACCCTCGACGGCGCAGTCAGCACGCTCGTCGAGCGCTTCCTCAAGGACCCCGCGCTGCACGCGGTGGCCTCTGCCGAGGCCTCGGTGGACACCATGGACCACCGCGGTTTCGTGGTCCGCGACACCGAGGAGAAGATGGCGGTCCTGACCGAGATCGCGGCCCGGCCGGCCCGGACCATCCTCTTCGTCCGGACCAAGCACGGAGCCGACCGGCTCGCCACCCGGCTGACCCGGGCCGGCGTGGACGCCGCGGCGATCCACGGTGACCTGCGGCAGAACGCCCGCCAGCGCGCGCTCGACTCCTTCGCCGCCGGCCGCACCCGGGTGCTCGTCGCGACCGACGTGGCCGCGCGCGGTATCCACGTCGACGACGTGGACCTCGTGATCCACGTCGACCCGCCGAACGACCACAAGGACTACCTGCACCGCTCCGGTCGCACGGCCCGCGCCGGCGCCTCCGGGCTGGTGCTCTCGGTCCTCGTGCCCGGCGAGCGGCGCACGGTGGAGCAGATCTGGCGCCGGGCGGGCGTGACCGCCGAGCTGGTGCACGTCTCCCCCGGCTCGGACGCCGTCCGCGCGGTCGCCGAGTCCGGCGAGCCGGTCGTCGTCGTTCCGGAGCCGGTCCGCGAGGAGCGCCCGCGCACCTCGTCCGGCCGGTCGGGCTACGGCCGCGGCCGAAGCGAGAGCCGCGGCTACGACCGCCCGCGCGGTGAGCGCGGCTCGGACCGGGCCCGCCACCCCGAGAGCGGCCGCCCGGACCGTGGCCCGGCTCGCCCGCGCCGCAGCGCCGGCCGCCCGGCCGGCGAGCCGGGCGCAGCCCACAGCTGA
- a CDS encoding spermidine synthase, with amino-acid sequence MSPDRRPPARPRIVGATRPEVSPEPGRHELTGATAELLRDLDVDEGWVLLIDGVPSSYVDLDDPTRLGFEYMHWIGGVLDSLAPAGEPLDTVHLGGGACSMARFVAATRPRSRQLVLERDPRLIELARDVLGLVTGPLLRAKAREARAGLAKERDASADVIIRDAFAGVDVPAHLLTVQFLHEAARVLRPGGTYVANLADRPPLPLARREAASALQVWPHVALLSEPSVLRGRRNGNVVLVASHAPLPIEALLRRTSSGAAPARVLFEERLVDFVAGAEPYVDEPGVTDGTDGTDGTGDQPGAPEGSTSAG; translated from the coding sequence GTGAGCCCCGACCGCCGGCCGCCCGCGCGCCCGCGCATCGTGGGGGCGACGCGCCCCGAGGTGTCCCCCGAGCCCGGCCGGCACGAGCTCACCGGCGCGACGGCCGAGCTGCTGCGCGACCTGGACGTCGACGAGGGGTGGGTGCTGCTCATCGACGGGGTGCCCAGCTCCTACGTCGACCTGGATGACCCGACCCGGCTCGGGTTCGAGTACATGCACTGGATCGGCGGCGTCCTCGACAGCCTCGCCCCCGCCGGGGAGCCGCTGGACACCGTCCACCTGGGCGGCGGGGCCTGCTCGATGGCCCGCTTCGTCGCCGCGACCCGGCCGCGCTCCCGACAGCTGGTGCTGGAGCGGGACCCCCGGCTGATCGAGCTCGCGCGCGACGTCCTCGGGCTGGTCACCGGCCCCCTGCTCCGGGCGAAGGCCCGCGAGGCACGCGCCGGGCTCGCCAAGGAGCGGGACGCAAGCGCCGACGTCATCATCCGCGACGCGTTCGCGGGGGTCGACGTCCCCGCCCACCTGCTGACGGTGCAGTTCCTCCACGAGGCCGCGCGGGTGCTCCGTCCGGGCGGGACGTACGTCGCCAACCTGGCCGACCGGCCGCCGCTGCCGCTCGCCCGGCGAGAGGCGGCCAGCGCCCTGCAGGTGTGGCCGCACGTCGCCCTCCTCAGCGAGCCCTCGGTGCTGCGCGGGCGCCGCAACGGCAACGTCGTCCTCGTCGCCTCGCACGCCCCGCTGCCCATCGAGGCGCTGCTGCGGCGCACCTCCTCGGGCGCCGCGCCGGCGCGGGTGCTCTTCGAGGAGCGGCTGGTCGACTTCGTCGCGGGGGCGGAGCCGTACGTCGACGAGCCGGGGGTCACGGACGGCACGGACGGCACCGACGGCACCGGGGATCAGCCCGGGGCGCCGGAGGGCTCGACCAGCGCGGGGTGA
- a CDS encoding nucleoside/nucleotide kinase family protein, which produces MRVRPLTPDGLVDHLSGVIAQQHPGGYVRVAVDGAPPTDPGRLADALVGPLRAHGRPALRVRAQAFLRPASLRFEHGREDPDAYYEDWLDVSGLDREVLAPLGPGGSGRYLPSLWDPVTDRATRAAYELAPPGSVLLLDGALLLGRWLDLDLTVHLAVRPATLARRTPEEARWSLPAYERYADEADPESTADVVVRVDDPRHPALVEPSGAPG; this is translated from the coding sequence ATGCGAGTCCGGCCACTTACGCCGGACGGGCTCGTCGACCACCTGAGCGGGGTGATAGCGCAGCAGCACCCCGGGGGGTACGTCCGGGTCGCGGTGGACGGCGCGCCGCCCACCGACCCCGGACGGCTCGCCGACGCGCTCGTGGGCCCGCTGCGGGCGCACGGGCGGCCGGCCCTGCGCGTGAGGGCGCAGGCCTTCCTCCGCCCCGCGTCGCTCCGCTTCGAGCACGGGCGCGAGGACCCCGATGCGTACTACGAGGACTGGCTCGACGTCTCCGGGCTGGACCGTGAGGTGCTCGCCCCGCTGGGCCCGGGCGGCAGCGGCCGCTACCTGCCTTCGCTGTGGGACCCGGTGACCGACCGGGCGACCCGGGCCGCCTACGAGCTCGCCCCGCCGGGCTCCGTCCTGTTGCTCGACGGGGCGTTGCTGCTCGGCCGATGGCTCGACCTCGACCTCACGGTGCACCTCGCGGTCCGGCCCGCGACGCTGGCCCGGCGCACGCCCGAGGAGGCGCGGTGGTCGCTGCCGGCGTACGAGCGGTACGCGGACGAGGCCGACCCCGAGTCCACCGCCGACGTGGTGGTCCGCGTCGACGACCCGCGTCACCCCGCGCTGGTCGAGCCCTCCGGCGCCCCGGGCTGA